A single Prevotella sp. E15-22 DNA region contains:
- a CDS encoding PP2C family protein-serine/threonine phosphatase encodes MPIKILSVDDENDLELLLTQYFRRKIRKGEYEFHFAHNGIEALTMMLQHKDFDIILSDINMPEMDGLTLLTKINEMQNPAMKCIMVSAYGDMGNIRQAMNNGAFDFATKPIDLDDLSVTIEKAIEQIDYIKKTQREHTQLESLKTDLAVAGEIQQAILPRVFPPFPEFEKVIDLAASMTPAKDVGGDFYDFFRIDNERIGLVMADVSGKGVPAAIFMAVSRTLIRAIGMQGNTPSDTIRQANELLCKESVNCMFVTVFYAIFNIHTGQIEYCNAGHNSPYIIHADKHVDCLPLSGNCMIGAIEGLNFEEGKIQLNQGDTLVMFTDGVNEAVNTSFEEYGDKRFINILETAASNDCKELINDILADVKGFTGDAPQSDDITILTMKRL; translated from the coding sequence ATGCCAATAAAAATACTTAGTGTAGACGACGAGAACGATCTGGAACTGCTATTAACTCAGTACTTCAGAAGAAAAATAAGAAAAGGAGAATATGAATTCCATTTCGCCCACAATGGCATTGAAGCATTAACCATGATGCTTCAACACAAGGATTTCGACATTATTCTTAGTGACATAAACATGCCTGAAATGGACGGATTAACGCTTCTCACCAAGATCAACGAGATGCAGAATCCTGCCATGAAATGCATCATGGTTTCTGCCTATGGTGACATGGGGAACATTCGTCAGGCCATGAACAATGGTGCTTTCGATTTTGCTACCAAGCCCATTGACCTAGACGACTTAAGCGTAACCATCGAAAAAGCTATAGAGCAAATTGACTATATTAAGAAGACACAGCGTGAGCACACGCAACTGGAATCGCTTAAGACCGATTTGGCAGTAGCAGGAGAAATTCAGCAGGCCATTTTGCCACGCGTATTTCCTCCTTTCCCTGAGTTTGAAAAGGTCATTGACTTAGCCGCATCCATGACGCCTGCAAAGGATGTGGGTGGCGATTTCTATGATTTCTTCCGCATCGACAACGAAAGAATTGGATTAGTGATGGCCGATGTCAGCGGCAAAGGCGTACCTGCAGCCATTTTCATGGCCGTGAGCCGAACCCTTATCAGAGCCATTGGCATGCAAGGAAATACGCCTTCAGACACTATCAGACAGGCAAACGAACTGCTTTGCAAGGAGTCTGTCAATTGTATGTTTGTCACAGTGTTCTATGCCATCTTCAACATACATACTGGACAGATAGAATATTGTAATGCTGGACATAATTCTCCCTATATTATTCATGCTGACAAACATGTGGATTGTCTTCCCTTAAGCGGCAACTGTATGATAGGCGCCATTGAGGGACTTAACTTTGAGGAGGGAAAGATACAACTCAACCAAGGGGACACATTAGTAATGTTTACAGATGGGGTTAACGAAGCCGTAAACACTAGTTTTGAAGAATATGGTGATAAACGCTTTATAAATATTCTTGAAACAGCAGCGTCTAACGACTGCAAAGAACTGATTAACGATATTCTTGCTGATGTAAAGGGATTCACAGGTGATGCGCCACAGAGCGATGACATCACCATCCTCACCATGAAGAGACTATAA
- a CDS encoding TonB-dependent siderophore receptor translates to MKNRLYLVIYIIVAILAPHHTKAQDNNEFRQIYLQAEEEYQVGRLEQALDLLQSNINGFDGNLKQNAYRLIALCYMAQDNTSQSENYAKLLLHENPYYTSIQDPVRFEDLIRRLKTGRSATVTTASSQAESVNEAPVPVTIITSEMIEMLGYNKNLNQILAAYIPGVSEVASSNLDNIAIHGAYTSSQENILIMENGHRMNTRSTNLGRTDYAINTQKIDHIEVLRGPASSLYGNVALTAVVNIITKDGTSVNGLSAQYGYGSLHTHKADLLAGTHFMNCDVFAWASLYSSAGEDRYLSAELDQSLDIYRVAGPPSTYGGYAHINKYTEKPSYDIGVNIKLNDFNLMFSRKSGKKTQQYSVLAHAYDYDSYRWFDGQKPGYSIEENHADLNYSKTFGDFSLNASIYGDWYSISDYSVASDAMYYNEFNEDGSPKKDEQGNEIYTLWDGAYQIYDWKEMTIGASVRGDYNYTIGKMKGNFLAGIQFENFSLYDTYGLVGRNYDGVELFFAEKNNTIKTGHENNISFFMQGKHYFTSKLILNAGIRFDSKYRANGARINALSPRLAFIYTPSRELSMKLSYSRSFVDAPYFYRLNTDNTYKGSVDLKPEYLNAIQFNVMGDILPINLTYDVNLFYNRFSDIMYSVPDAGIEDAKYRNSGRLETIGAECSLHYNSKRIKANLTSSHTRLLHAKDYPFRDHHIYAVPDFINNIQLMYDVLAKTNHHLWLTANTKINSKFYVQIPGNDDNECSGNTVFDLGARYLLGKHMTIQLDCENVLDKTTYMSGATLIAMPWYNPGRTVLASIKYNL, encoded by the coding sequence ATGAAGAATAGATTATACCTTGTTATATATATAATAGTTGCTATACTCGCGCCTCATCATACAAAGGCTCAAGATAACAACGAATTTCGCCAAATCTACTTGCAGGCGGAGGAAGAGTATCAAGTGGGGCGATTGGAACAGGCTTTGGATTTATTACAATCCAACATCAATGGATTTGATGGCAATCTGAAGCAAAATGCCTATCGTTTGATTGCGCTTTGTTATATGGCACAAGATAACACATCACAATCAGAGAACTATGCAAAACTTTTGCTTCATGAAAATCCCTACTACACTTCCATTCAAGACCCAGTACGTTTTGAAGATTTGATTAGACGTCTGAAGACTGGACGTTCTGCAACAGTGACGACTGCATCTAGTCAGGCAGAAAGTGTCAACGAGGCGCCTGTTCCTGTAACGATTATTACATCTGAGATGATTGAAATGCTGGGCTATAACAAGAACCTCAATCAGATTCTTGCTGCATATATCCCTGGTGTCTCAGAAGTAGCCTCTTCGAATCTCGACAACATCGCCATACATGGCGCCTATACCAGTAGTCAGGAGAATATCCTTATCATGGAGAATGGTCATCGAATGAATACACGTTCTACTAACCTAGGACGCACCGACTATGCTATCAACACCCAGAAGATAGACCATATAGAGGTGCTTCGAGGTCCGGCCTCATCTCTTTATGGCAATGTGGCTCTTACCGCTGTGGTCAATATCATCACGAAGGATGGCACCAGTGTTAATGGTCTCTCGGCTCAATATGGCTATGGTTCTCTGCACACACACAAAGCAGACTTACTGGCTGGAACGCATTTTATGAATTGCGATGTATTTGCCTGGGCATCTCTATATAGTTCTGCTGGTGAAGATCGTTATCTTTCTGCTGAACTGGATCAGTCTTTGGATATTTACAGAGTAGCAGGCCCTCCATCTACTTATGGTGGTTATGCTCATATCAACAAATACACAGAAAAGCCTTCATACGACATTGGCGTAAACATCAAACTAAACGACTTCAACCTAATGTTCTCACGTAAAAGCGGTAAGAAGACACAACAGTATTCGGTGTTGGCTCATGCATATGACTACGATTCCTACCGCTGGTTTGATGGTCAGAAGCCAGGCTATAGTATTGAGGAAAACCATGCTGACTTGAATTACAGCAAGACGTTTGGTGATTTTTCTCTAAATGCTTCTATTTATGGCGACTGGTATAGTATTAGTGACTATAGTGTTGCTTCCGATGCAATGTACTATAATGAGTTTAACGAGGATGGTTCTCCAAAGAAAGATGAGCAAGGAAACGAGATTTATACACTTTGGGATGGTGCATACCAGATTTATGACTGGAAAGAAATGACCATCGGTGCATCAGTAAGAGGCGACTATAATTACACCATAGGTAAAATGAAAGGTAACTTCTTGGCTGGTATTCAGTTTGAGAATTTCTCCTTGTATGATACCTATGGATTAGTAGGTAGAAACTATGATGGCGTTGAACTTTTCTTTGCAGAAAAGAACAATACTATTAAGACAGGACATGAGAACAACATCTCATTCTTTATGCAAGGCAAGCATTATTTTACATCGAAACTCATCTTGAATGCAGGCATACGATTCGACAGTAAATATCGCGCTAATGGTGCCCGCATCAATGCCTTGTCGCCTCGTTTGGCATTCATCTACACACCATCGAGAGAACTGAGCATGAAATTGTCTTATTCTCGCTCTTTCGTTGATGCGCCTTATTTTTATCGTTTGAACACCGACAATACCTATAAGGGTAGCGTTGATTTGAAACCAGAATACCTGAATGCCATACAGTTTAATGTCATGGGAGACATCTTACCCATCAATCTTACCTATGACGTCAACCTGTTCTACAACAGATTCTCTGATATCATGTATTCTGTTCCTGACGCAGGAATTGAAGATGCCAAGTATCGTAATTCTGGTAGATTGGAAACCATTGGTGCTGAGTGCAGCCTACACTACAATAGCAAACGAATAAAGGCGAACTTAACGTCCAGCCACACGCGTCTACTGCATGCCAAAGACTATCCTTTCAGAGATCATCATATCTATGCTGTACCCGACTTTATCAACAATATACAGTTGATGTATGATGTATTGGCAAAAACTAATCACCATCTCTGGCTAACGGCAAATACCAAGATCAACAGTAAGTTTTATGTTCAGATTCCTGGGAATGACGACAACGAATGTTCTGGCAATACCGTCTTCGACCTAGGTGCCCGTTATCTGTTGGGTAAGCACATGACCATACAATTAGATTGTGAAAACGTATTAGACAAAACCACATATATGTCAGGAGCAACCCTGATTGCAATGCCTTGGTACAATCCCGGACGTACCGTATTAGCTTCTATCAAATATAATCTGTAA
- a CDS encoding sodium-translocating pyrophosphatase, translating into MTIPFEFWLVPVASVTALLMAWAFFRSMMQANEGTPRMIEIAGHVRRGAMAYLKQQYKVVLIVFIILAIIFSIMAYGFGVQNPWVPFAFLTGGFFSGLAGFFGMKTATYASARTANAARQSLDSGLKIAFRSGAVMGLTVVGLGLLDIAAWFLVLNLFDADGLISITTTMLTFGMGASTQALFARVGGGIYTKAADVGADIVGKVEADIPEDDPRNPATIADNVGDNVGDVAGMGADLYESYCGSILSTAALGAVAFAASGDMQLKAVIAPMLIAAAGVFLSILGIYLVKTKEGATMRDLLRSLSLGTNVSAAFIAIATFGILYLLQIDNWLGLSFSVITGLTAGIIIGQATEYYTSHSYKPTQKISEAGLTGSATVIIKGIGTGMMSTCIPVVTIGVAIMLSYLFANGFELEMNADALSRGLYGIGIAAVGMLSTLGITLATDAYGPIADNAGGNAEMSELGEEVRHRTDALDALGNTTAATGKGFAIGSAALTALALLASYIEEVKIAMHRSGSYIVNLAGDEIDAINATIPDFMNFFQINLMNPRVLVGAFIGAMAAFLFCGLTMEAVGRAAQKMVEEVRRQFREIKGILEGTGTPDYGSCVEISTRAAQHEMILPSLLAIAIPIIVGCVLGIAGVLGLLVGGLSSGFTLAVFMANAGGAWDNAKKMVEEGNFGGKGSFAHKATIVGDTVGDPFKDTSGPSLNILIKLMSMVSIVMAGLTVLFS; encoded by the coding sequence ATGACCATTCCTTTTGAATTCTGGCTCGTTCCCGTAGCCTCTGTTACCGCCTTGCTAATGGCATGGGCATTTTTCCGTAGTATGATGCAAGCCAATGAAGGCACGCCTCGCATGATTGAAATTGCTGGTCATGTGCGTCGTGGCGCTATGGCTTATCTGAAGCAGCAGTACAAGGTAGTACTTATTGTCTTTATCATCCTGGCCATCATCTTCTCAATCATGGCCTATGGCTTTGGAGTTCAAAACCCATGGGTGCCTTTTGCTTTCCTGACGGGCGGCTTCTTTAGCGGACTTGCAGGTTTCTTTGGCATGAAGACGGCGACCTATGCATCGGCAAGAACAGCCAACGCTGCACGCCAGAGTCTGGACAGCGGACTGAAGATAGCCTTTCGCAGTGGTGCTGTAATGGGACTAACCGTTGTTGGATTGGGACTTTTAGACATCGCGGCATGGTTTCTAGTATTAAACTTATTTGATGCCGACGGACTCATTTCCATCACAACAACCATGTTGACATTTGGTATGGGTGCATCTACGCAGGCACTATTTGCACGTGTTGGCGGTGGAATATATACAAAGGCAGCCGATGTTGGCGCCGATATTGTAGGAAAAGTTGAGGCCGACATTCCTGAGGACGACCCACGAAACCCTGCAACAATAGCCGATAACGTGGGCGATAACGTGGGCGATGTGGCTGGCATGGGTGCCGACCTATATGAGAGTTACTGCGGCTCCATACTGTCAACAGCCGCATTGGGAGCTGTAGCATTCGCCGCTTCTGGCGATATGCAACTAAAAGCCGTCATAGCTCCTATGCTCATTGCTGCCGCAGGTGTCTTTCTCAGTATTCTTGGCATCTATCTTGTCAAGACCAAAGAAGGCGCAACGATGCGCGATCTACTTCGTTCGCTTTCATTGGGAACAAACGTATCAGCAGCATTTATTGCCATTGCCACTTTTGGCATATTATATTTGCTTCAGATAGACAATTGGCTTGGATTGTCTTTCTCGGTTATCACTGGTCTGACTGCAGGCATCATTATCGGTCAGGCAACGGAATACTACACATCCCATTCGTATAAGCCTACACAAAAGATATCCGAAGCAGGACTCACAGGTTCGGCCACCGTCATCATCAAAGGTATTGGCACGGGCATGATGTCTACCTGTATCCCTGTGGTAACAATTGGTGTTGCCATCATGCTTAGCTATCTATTTGCCAATGGGTTCGAACTCGAAATGAATGCTGATGCCCTGTCACGAGGACTTTACGGAATTGGCATTGCTGCCGTTGGCATGCTTTCAACATTAGGCATCACACTGGCAACCGACGCCTACGGGCCCATTGCAGATAATGCTGGTGGTAATGCTGAGATGAGCGAACTGGGCGAAGAGGTTCGACATCGCACAGATGCGCTTGATGCGCTTGGCAACACAACGGCGGCCACCGGCAAGGGATTTGCTATTGGCTCTGCCGCCCTAACGGCACTGGCGCTATTGGCCTCATATATAGAAGAGGTGAAGATTGCCATGCATCGCTCTGGCAGTTATATAGTGAATTTGGCAGGTGACGAAATAGATGCCATCAATGCCACCATTCCCGACTTTATGAACTTTTTCCAAATTAATCTGATGAACCCTCGTGTATTGGTAGGCGCATTCATCGGTGCCATGGCCGCATTCTTGTTCTGCGGCCTAACGATGGAAGCTGTAGGTCGTGCTGCTCAGAAAATGGTGGAAGAAGTTCGACGCCAATTCCGAGAAATCAAAGGAATTCTTGAAGGAACAGGAACACCCGACTATGGCTCATGTGTTGAAATATCCACACGCGCGGCTCAGCATGAGATGATTCTCCCTTCACTCTTAGCCATTGCCATTCCCATCATTGTGGGCTGTGTTCTGGGCATTGCTGGCGTACTGGGACTTCTTGTAGGTGGTCTGTCAAGCGGATTCACCTTAGCCGTATTTATGGCCAACGCAGGAGGAGCCTGGGACAATGCAAAGAAGATGGTAGAGGAAGGTAACTTCGGCGGCAAAGGTTCTTTTGCCCATAAAGCCACCATTGTAGGCGATACAGTAGGAGATCCCTTCAAAGACACCTCCGGCCCTTCTCTTAATATTCTCATCAAGCTCATGTCAATGGTGAGTATTGTGATGGCAGGACTGACAGTTTTATTCTCATAA
- a CDS encoding ATP-binding protein produces MRHLRLYIVITILTLMAPMRSGSQVLPLLKNYTPENYHAHNVNYDIYVDQNGIVYVANFEGLLYYDRANWHIIHTPGITRITSLYCDKKDQIWAGGYNFLGYLKTNNRGILGLHSLDIKNLHGEVSQLQEVNGVLTFRMSNGKAYQVNGNTVKEISANQLKYQEHSDSQKLTFNDGLKVEVIESNGLRIIDKDNKTVCHFTEDKGLCDNTINKISYDGHGTLWGATNKGIFTIAIPSKYSHFTAADGLKGEITDIKELNSTIYVSTTNGVYRCEAYNLNLVEGIGNGCSQLYQTGNSLLVATGLGVYNIPANGPATKLSNQSAISVMGTPDKFYCGELNKVMLYTNGKPSHIADIEKATNIHIDNEQSLWIQDIYGQVWKREKNADRFSLTSDNQTVATMIIKDDKVNIVTSSDTIYPLFTNSDDMGYTWLTNYEGKHLYAQKDGKRINTFAEVIAPLSNYAIKALYHQDGFLWLGGEFGLISIGYNYYDAAMDTKPELFIRSIALNNDSIIWGGFGTLPESLPAFDSDNRNISISFSTAYSTLVGETHYRYRINGGTWTSWSTSPIASFQNLAYGKYVFEVQAIDAFGRHTAPKIVEFSIRYPFYMKWYMVVIYTIFIVLIVYFIAKLRLRHLEQEKVRLENIVQERTSEVIAQKNEIEEKSVRLQSALDELAQTQHELIRQEKMATAGKLTQGLIDRILNPMNYINNFSKLSCGLLKDLKANIEEEEEHMTQDTFEDTMDVIDMLDQNLQKVEQHGMNTTRTLKAMEEMLKDRSGGIIAMDFVPVLHQNEEMVHNYFDADIKKYGIKTTFNIPMDTINIKGNPEQMSMTMMSILGNAIYAVVKKAQREQYSPEVRVSVSTSDDHYIITIRDNGIGIEDTIIDKIFDPFFTTKPTGEAAGVGLYLSREIIQNLSGDISVKSEKDVYTEFTITLPILQN; encoded by the coding sequence ATGAGACATCTAAGACTATATATTGTCATCACGATTCTGACACTAATGGCACCTATGAGGTCTGGCTCACAGGTATTGCCACTGCTCAAGAATTATACGCCTGAGAACTATCATGCGCATAACGTGAACTACGACATCTATGTTGACCAGAACGGCATTGTGTATGTGGCAAACTTCGAAGGACTACTATACTACGACAGAGCTAACTGGCACATCATACACACCCCAGGAATCACACGTATCACCTCGCTCTATTGTGATAAGAAAGACCAAATCTGGGCTGGCGGATATAACTTTCTTGGATATCTTAAAACGAATAACAGAGGAATTCTTGGACTACATTCCCTTGATATTAAGAATCTGCATGGTGAGGTAAGCCAACTTCAAGAGGTTAATGGGGTGCTTACTTTCCGCATGTCTAATGGAAAAGCATATCAAGTGAATGGGAATACTGTAAAGGAAATATCGGCCAACCAACTTAAATATCAAGAACATAGCGATTCGCAGAAACTGACTTTTAACGATGGACTCAAGGTGGAAGTAATAGAGTCGAACGGACTGCGAATCATAGATAAAGACAACAAAACGGTTTGTCATTTCACAGAAGACAAAGGACTCTGCGACAACACTATCAACAAAATATCGTACGATGGACATGGTACTCTATGGGGGGCCACAAACAAAGGAATTTTTACCATAGCAATCCCTTCGAAATACTCGCACTTCACAGCGGCAGACGGACTGAAGGGTGAAATTACTGACATTAAGGAACTAAATTCCACCATATATGTCAGCACCACAAATGGTGTTTACAGATGCGAAGCCTATAATCTCAATCTCGTAGAGGGAATCGGGAATGGTTGCTCACAACTTTATCAAACAGGAAACTCGTTACTAGTCGCCACAGGACTTGGTGTCTATAACATTCCTGCCAATGGCCCTGCAACAAAATTATCTAACCAAAGTGCTATCTCTGTGATGGGAACACCCGACAAGTTCTATTGTGGCGAGCTTAACAAGGTGATGCTTTATACTAATGGAAAGCCTTCACATATTGCAGATATTGAGAAAGCAACGAATATTCACATAGATAACGAACAAAGTCTTTGGATTCAGGACATTTATGGTCAGGTATGGAAAAGAGAAAAGAACGCTGACCGTTTCTCACTGACATCAGACAATCAGACGGTGGCAACAATGATTATCAAGGATGATAAAGTGAACATTGTAACATCGTCCGACACCATATATCCCTTATTCACCAATTCCGACGATATGGGATATACTTGGCTTACAAACTATGAAGGCAAGCACTTGTATGCACAAAAAGATGGCAAACGAATAAACACCTTTGCCGAAGTAATTGCTCCCCTATCCAATTACGCTATCAAAGCGTTATATCATCAGGATGGTTTTCTATGGCTTGGCGGTGAGTTTGGACTGATTTCTATTGGATACAATTACTACGATGCCGCGATGGACACCAAGCCAGAACTTTTTATCCGCAGTATTGCACTCAACAATGACAGCATTATATGGGGAGGATTCGGCACATTACCTGAGAGTTTGCCTGCTTTTGACAGCGACAATCGTAATATTTCCATATCGTTCTCAACAGCCTACTCCACCTTAGTTGGTGAGACACACTACAGATATCGCATTAATGGAGGAACCTGGACATCGTGGTCAACTAGTCCGATAGCCTCTTTTCAGAACCTGGCCTACGGAAAATACGTCTTTGAGGTTCAAGCCATTGATGCCTTTGGACGTCATACTGCCCCAAAAATCGTAGAATTCAGCATACGCTATCCATTCTACATGAAGTGGTATATGGTTGTTATATACACCATTTTCATCGTGTTAATCGTCTATTTCATTGCGAAATTAAGATTACGCCATCTGGAGCAGGAAAAGGTTAGATTGGAGAACATAGTGCAGGAACGAACATCGGAGGTTATTGCACAGAAGAATGAAATTGAAGAGAAATCTGTACGCTTACAGTCTGCACTCGATGAACTGGCTCAGACACAGCACGAACTAATTCGCCAGGAGAAGATGGCTACGGCTGGTAAGTTGACACAAGGACTTATTGATCGTATTCTCAACCCGATGAACTACATCAATAATTTCTCGAAACTGTCGTGTGGGCTATTGAAAGACCTCAAGGCAAACATTGAGGAAGAGGAAGAGCACATGACTCAGGATACCTTTGAGGACACGATGGATGTTATCGATATGCTAGACCAGAACCTGCAGAAGGTGGAGCAGCATGGTATGAACACTACTCGCACGCTGAAGGCTATGGAGGAGATGCTGAAAGACCGTAGTGGTGGCATCATCGCTATGGATTTTGTTCCTGTATTACATCAGAACGAGGAGATGGTTCATAACTATTTTGACGCTGACATCAAGAAATATGGCATCAAAACCACGTTCAACATTCCTATGGATACTATTAACATCAAGGGAAATCCTGAGCAGATGAGTATGACGATGATGAGTATTCTGGGCAATGCCATCTATGCCGTTGTCAAGAAGGCACAGCGCGAGCAGTACTCACCAGAAGTTCGTGTCAGCGTCAGCACCTCAGATGACCATTATATTATTACCATACGCGATAATGGTATTGGTATCGAGGATACTATCATAGACAAGATTTTCGACCCCTTCTTTACCACGAAACCTACTGGCGAGGCTGCTGGTGTAGGACTGTATCTAAGCCGTGAGATTATTCAGAACCTCAGCGGTGACATCAGTGTAAAGTCAGAGAAGGACGTTTATACAGAATTCACAATCACATTACCAATTCTTCAAAATTGA
- a CDS encoding sensor histidine kinase, translating to MEKQMEDLQQKLKEQEKLASLGLLSAGIAHEIQNPLNFVINFSKISDKLLGDLTDIVEDNEDKLSDDDREEVEDIVADLKENMAKIVEHGERAISIIQGILLISRGKDNEFLPTDICHLVKEYIWLSYHAMRANNKNFNIAIHENYQEGLPKFMVIPQDLSRAVLNVMNNACYAVWKKSESTPADYQPEVNVSVTLNNNQIVISLADNGEGMTEEVKQRLFENFFTTKPVGQGTGLGMAITRDIIENKHGGKLSFESTEGKGTTFTLTIPIKR from the coding sequence ATGGAGAAGCAAATGGAAGACCTGCAACAGAAACTGAAGGAACAGGAGAAACTGGCATCGCTGGGACTACTCAGTGCAGGCATAGCCCATGAAATTCAAAACCCGCTGAACTTTGTCATCAACTTCAGCAAGATATCAGACAAGCTGTTGGGCGACCTGACCGATATTGTTGAGGACAACGAGGATAAGCTGTCTGACGATGACCGTGAGGAAGTGGAAGATATCGTAGCCGACCTGAAAGAGAATATGGCAAAGATTGTAGAGCATGGCGAACGCGCCATCAGCATCATACAAGGCATCCTACTCATCTCGCGAGGCAAGGACAACGAATTCCTGCCCACCGACATATGTCATCTGGTGAAGGAATATATATGGCTGTCCTATCATGCCATGCGTGCCAACAACAAGAATTTCAACATTGCCATCCACGAGAACTATCAGGAGGGATTGCCCAAGTTTATGGTTATTCCACAGGATCTGAGTCGTGCAGTCCTCAACGTGATGAACAACGCTTGCTATGCCGTATGGAAGAAATCAGAGTCAACTCCTGCCGACTATCAGCCAGAGGTCAATGTTAGTGTGACACTCAATAATAATCAGATTGTTATCTCTCTGGCTGACAATGGTGAAGGTATGACAGAAGAAGTGAAACAACGTCTCTTTGAGAACTTCTTTACCACCAAGCCCGTTGGACAAGGTACCGGACTTGGAATGGCTATCACTCGCGACATCATAGAAAACAAACATGGAGGAAAACTGTCGTTTGAGTCAACAGAAGGAAAGGGTACTACATTTACGCTCACCATACCAATAAAAAGATGA